From one Nothobranchius furzeri strain GRZ-AD chromosome 2, NfurGRZ-RIMD1, whole genome shotgun sequence genomic stretch:
- the LOC107397211 gene encoding zinc finger protein 235 isoform X1, producing MDLDRINTADVQLMVLVKDEAPEEWSAAVDQKDPNYLDIKEEEEELWTSLKGEQLHLKEETDTARFPCAVASVKSEGEDKPLLSQLHQQQTEDRDVPTSSSADQMTAETGGGSETIRNPDLNPHKHTSNSSEVEVSGDNEEDVDLNLDSRPETGGRDMYWNETREFESDVKTDNKSFSCSECGKQFLEKRSLHKHLRVTGHVDSCRKVQTELKLFNCDNCGQRFSKKSNLNRHMSVHTGVKPFACEFWGQSFRQKTHLKRHMRVHTGQKPFHCELCKQKFSRKSNLKVHMRVHTGQKPYACEFCGQRFSQQSILKSHTRVHTGQKSYACELCGQRLSRKSNLEVHMRVHTGQKPFACEFCEKRFSQKTHLNKHMRIHTGQKPYACELCGQMFGQKTDLNRHMGVHTEQKPYACEHCDRRFKQKRDLNRHIRVHTGQKPYACELCGQRFGQMSDLNRHMRVHTEQKPYACELCGQRFRQKTHVNQHMRVHTGQKPYACELCGQRFGQKTDLNRHMKVHTGQKPYVCELCGQTFSRKSNLNSHMSVHTGLTVLI from the exons ATGGATCTGGACAGGATCAATacag CAGATGTTCAGTtgatggtgctggttaaagacGAAGCACCTGAAGAATGGAGTGCTGCTGTGGACCAGAAGGACCCAAATTACCTCGACataaaggaggaagaggaagaactcTGGACAAGTCTGAAGGGAGAGCAGCTccatttaaaggaggagactgatacTGCCAGGTTTCCATGTGCTGTAGCTTCTGTAAAGAGTGAGGGTGAAGATAAACCTCTGttatcacagcttcatcagcagcaaacagaagacagagatgttccaaccagcagctcggctgaccagatgacagcagaaactggtggaggatcAGAAACTatcaggaacccagatctgaaccctcataaACATACATCTAATTCTTCAGAAGTGGAAGTTAGTGGAGATAATGAAGAGGATGTGGATTTAAATCTTGACTCTAGGCCTGAAACTGGAGGCAGAGACATGTACTGGAATGAGACCAGGGAGTTTGAGTCAGATGTTAAGACTGACAACAAATCCTTTAGCTGCTCTGAGTGTGGCAAACAATTTCTCGAAAAGCGGTCTCTCCATAAACATTTGAGAGTCACAGGTCATGTTGATTCATGCAGAAAAGTTCAGACAGAACTAAAATTGTTTAATTGTGAcaactgtggacaaagatttagtaagaaatcaaatttaaacagacacatgagtgtccacacgggAGTGAAGCCCTTTGCCTGTGAGTTCTGGGGACAAAGTTTTagacaaaagacacatttaaaaagacacatgagagtccacacaggacagaaaccttttcacTGTGAACTTTGTAAACAAAAGTTTAGTCGTAAGTCAAATTTAAaagttcacatgagagtccacacaggacagaaaccttatgcgtgtgagttctgtggacaaagatttagtcaacAGTCAATTTTAAAAAGTCACACAAGAGTCCACACAGGGCAGAAGTCTTATGCTtgcgagctctgtggacaaagattaagTCGTAAATCAAATTTGGaagttcacatgagagtccacacaggacagaagccttttgcctgtgagttttgtgaaaaaagatttagccaaaagacacatttaaacaaacacatgagaatccacacaggacagaagccctatgcttgtgagctttgtggacaaATGTTTGGACAAAAGacagatttaaacagacacatgggaGTCCACACAGAACAGAAGCCTTACGCTTGTGAGCACTGTGACCGAAGATTTAAACAAAAGAgagatttaaacagacacataagagtccacacaggacagaagccttatgcttgtgagctctgtggacaaagatttggaCAAATGTcagatttaaacagacacatgagagtccatacagaACAGAAGCCttatgcttgtgagctctgtggacaaagatttcgaCAAAAGACGCATGTAAaccaacacatgagagtccacacaggacagaagccttatgcttgtgagctctgtggacaaagatttggacaaaagacagatttaaacagacacatgaaagtccatacaggacagaaaccttatgTATGTGAGCTTTGTGGACAAACATTTAGTCGTAAATCAAACTTAAACAGCCACATGAGTGTCCATACAGGACTAACAGTACTAATTTAA
- the LOC107397211 gene encoding zinc finger protein 235 isoform X2, translated as MDLDRINTDVQLMVLVKDEAPEEWSAAVDQKDPNYLDIKEEEEELWTSLKGEQLHLKEETDTARFPCAVASVKSEGEDKPLLSQLHQQQTEDRDVPTSSSADQMTAETGGGSETIRNPDLNPHKHTSNSSEVEVSGDNEEDVDLNLDSRPETGGRDMYWNETREFESDVKTDNKSFSCSECGKQFLEKRSLHKHLRVTGHVDSCRKVQTELKLFNCDNCGQRFSKKSNLNRHMSVHTGVKPFACEFWGQSFRQKTHLKRHMRVHTGQKPFHCELCKQKFSRKSNLKVHMRVHTGQKPYACEFCGQRFSQQSILKSHTRVHTGQKSYACELCGQRLSRKSNLEVHMRVHTGQKPFACEFCEKRFSQKTHLNKHMRIHTGQKPYACELCGQMFGQKTDLNRHMGVHTEQKPYACEHCDRRFKQKRDLNRHIRVHTGQKPYACELCGQRFGQMSDLNRHMRVHTEQKPYACELCGQRFRQKTHVNQHMRVHTGQKPYACELCGQRFGQKTDLNRHMKVHTGQKPYVCELCGQTFSRKSNLNSHMSVHTGLTVLI; from the exons ATGGATCTGGACAGGATCAATacag ATGTTCAGTtgatggtgctggttaaagacGAAGCACCTGAAGAATGGAGTGCTGCTGTGGACCAGAAGGACCCAAATTACCTCGACataaaggaggaagaggaagaactcTGGACAAGTCTGAAGGGAGAGCAGCTccatttaaaggaggagactgatacTGCCAGGTTTCCATGTGCTGTAGCTTCTGTAAAGAGTGAGGGTGAAGATAAACCTCTGttatcacagcttcatcagcagcaaacagaagacagagatgttccaaccagcagctcggctgaccagatgacagcagaaactggtggaggatcAGAAACTatcaggaacccagatctgaaccctcataaACATACATCTAATTCTTCAGAAGTGGAAGTTAGTGGAGATAATGAAGAGGATGTGGATTTAAATCTTGACTCTAGGCCTGAAACTGGAGGCAGAGACATGTACTGGAATGAGACCAGGGAGTTTGAGTCAGATGTTAAGACTGACAACAAATCCTTTAGCTGCTCTGAGTGTGGCAAACAATTTCTCGAAAAGCGGTCTCTCCATAAACATTTGAGAGTCACAGGTCATGTTGATTCATGCAGAAAAGTTCAGACAGAACTAAAATTGTTTAATTGTGAcaactgtggacaaagatttagtaagaaatcaaatttaaacagacacatgagtgtccacacgggAGTGAAGCCCTTTGCCTGTGAGTTCTGGGGACAAAGTTTTagacaaaagacacatttaaaaagacacatgagagtccacacaggacagaaaccttttcacTGTGAACTTTGTAAACAAAAGTTTAGTCGTAAGTCAAATTTAAaagttcacatgagagtccacacaggacagaaaccttatgcgtgtgagttctgtggacaaagatttagtcaacAGTCAATTTTAAAAAGTCACACAAGAGTCCACACAGGGCAGAAGTCTTATGCTtgcgagctctgtggacaaagattaagTCGTAAATCAAATTTGGaagttcacatgagagtccacacaggacagaagccttttgcctgtgagttttgtgaaaaaagatttagccaaaagacacatttaaacaaacacatgagaatccacacaggacagaagccctatgcttgtgagctttgtggacaaATGTTTGGACAAAAGacagatttaaacagacacatgggaGTCCACACAGAACAGAAGCCTTACGCTTGTGAGCACTGTGACCGAAGATTTAAACAAAAGAgagatttaaacagacacataagagtccacacaggacagaagccttatgcttgtgagctctgtggacaaagatttggaCAAATGTcagatttaaacagacacatgagagtccatacagaACAGAAGCCttatgcttgtgagctctgtggacaaagatttcgaCAAAAGACGCATGTAAaccaacacatgagagtccacacaggacagaagccttatgcttgtgagctctgtggacaaagatttggacaaaagacagatttaaacagacacatgaaagtccatacaggacagaaaccttatgTATGTGAGCTTTGTGGACAAACATTTAGTCGTAAATCAAACTTAAACAGCCACATGAGTGTCCATACAGGACTAACAGTACTAATTTAA